The following are encoded together in the Holophagales bacterium genome:
- a CDS encoding CBS domain-containing protein: MEPVEAASCCTPQATAADAARAIRDSGCGCAAVVESTESRKLVGVVTERDVCCGVAAEGRHASDVRVDEIMRASSACCGADEPVEEARRKLYEHRATSLPVVDKEGGCCGTVSMHSLGGS; this comes from the coding sequence ATGGAACCCGTCGAAGCGGCGTCGTGCTGTACGCCACAGGCCACGGCGGCAGACGCCGCGCGAGCGATACGCGATTCAGGCTGCGGCTGCGCGGCCGTGGTTGAAAGTACGGAGAGCCGGAAGCTGGTCGGTGTCGTCACGGAGCGGGACGTGTGTTGCGGCGTGGCGGCCGAGGGCCGTCATGCTTCCGACGTGCGCGTCGACGAGATCATGCGAGCCTCGTCCGCATGCTGTGGCGCAGATGAGCCGGTGGAAGAGGCGCGCCGGAAGCTTTACGAGCATCGAGCGACGAGCCTGCCCGTCGTGGACAAGGAAGGCGGGTGCTGCGGAACAGTCAGCATGCATAGCCTTGGGGGGTCGTAG